A region of Haliotis asinina isolate JCU_RB_2024 chromosome 7, JCU_Hal_asi_v2, whole genome shotgun sequence DNA encodes the following proteins:
- the LOC137291741 gene encoding uncharacterized protein → MAVQGQLPSKDPCRICKKICTEPKFLPCKHVFCRACLRFQIITVPANLQWEGFSCPFCKKYTKAIDPDQALALWADQFPDVWQPKKRNTQRQYPTKPQIPSTPQTLDKASDAIDVVGSTGSQGSVQNESPFSVSRDLSVDNGSSTSTYGSVTSEPMSPVPNSETSLPASPQNPELATPSPFSDGEVSLSDSKAVPSPTIPTLRRNSSLPDVIDGPDITQSGGTVTQEGSHGHSDVQDTVDMFTKDKIPDSDVEICIIHPWKPVILTCKKCVSLACGQCLTESHQTCRAEDFDPVSDSCTLPDVSKLESEANKVTSYTDLWASSAGQLEQTRVELRQKISQMADMMIQDIEKEKEQMVKRVQQMYRDEIWRLKSGINPSEALLNEVKQVKNDTDSLSSQHPTQILLRADSILAKQKALLEHLGTVEFACIPPEINFVENNVYHVSLGDLVVDPGFYPKHDACDVQLEAELSSMSVSGDGDGTDSASRDGTDQGVASGLGETSHPKKKNRKSSLSNLFSGARKPEKTSKFYVDVQ, encoded by the coding sequence ATGGCTGTTCAAGGACAACTCCCCTCTAAAGATCCATGTCGAATCTGCAAGAAAATCTGTACAGAACCAAAATTTCTGCCCTGCAAACATGTCTTCTGTAGAGCCTGTCTCCGTTTCCAAATAATAACTGTACCAGCAAATCTACAATGGGAAGGGTTCAGCTGCCCCTTCTGCAAGAAATACACCAAGGCCATTGACCCTGACCAGGCTCTGGCACTATGGGCTGACCAGTTTCCAGATGTATGGCAGCCAAAGAAAAGAAACACTCAAAGACAATATCCAACAAAACCACAAATTCCGTCCACACCACAGACACTGGATAAAGCAAGTGATGCCATCGATGTTGTTGGTTCCACTGGTTCCCAAGGATCAGTTCAGAATGAGTCACCATTTTCTGTCTCTCGTGATTTATCTGTAGACAATGGTAGTTCAACGAGCACCTATGGATCAGTGACCTCAGAACCAATGTCTCCAGTACCTAATTCAGAGACTTCCCTTCCAGCATCACCTCAGAATCCTGAACTGGCAACGCCATCGCCCTTCAGTGATGGTGAAGTGTCACTGTCAGACTCAAAAGCAGTTCCTAGTCCCACAATACCAACACTAAGGAGGAACTCATCATTGCCTGATGTGATTGATGGGCCAGACATTACTCAGTCTGGAGGAACCGTGACTCAGGAAGGTTCTCATGGACATTCTGATGTTCAGGATACTGTTGATATGTTTACCAAAGACAAAATTCCTGACAGTGATGTAGAAATATGCATCATCCATCCATGGAAACCAGTCATTCTTACCTGCAAAAAATGTGTCAGTTTAGCTTGTGGGCAGTGTTTGACTGAGAGCCATCAAACATGTCGTGCAGAAGATTTTGATCCAGTTTCAGATTCATGCACTTTACCTGACGTGTCCAAGCTAGAAAGTGAGGCAAATAAGGTCACTTCATATACTGATTTGTGGGCATCAAGTGCAGGGCAGCTTGAACAGACCCGGGTTGAACTGAGACAGAAGATAAGTCAGATGGCGGACATGATGATCCAGGACATTGAGAAGGAAAAAGAACAGATGGTCAAGAGGGTCCAACAAATGTACCGAGATGAAATCTGGAGACTGAAGTCCGGCATCAACCCATCAGAGGCTCTGCTGAATGAGGTCAAGCAGGTGAAGAATGACACCGACAGTCTTTCCAGTCAGCATCCAACACAGATCCTTTTACGGGCTGACAGCATCCTGGCTAAGCAAAAAGCTCTGCTTGAACACCTTGGAACTGTGGAGTTTGCCTGCATACCTCCAGAGATCAACTTTGTTGAGAACAATGTGTATCATGTCAGTCTAGGGGACCTTGTTGTAGATCCAGGCTTCTATCCTAAACATGATGCCTGTGATGTCCAGCTGGAAGCTGAACTGTCATCAATGTCAGTATCAGGTGATGGAGACGGCACTGATTCAGCTTCCAGAGATGGTACAGATCAAGGTGTGGCTTCAGGTCTAGGAGAAACCTCACATCCGAAAAAGAAAAACAGGAAAAGCTCTCTCAGTAACTTGTTTTCCGGTGCAAGAAAACCAGAGAAAACCAGTAAATTTTACGTTGATGTTCAATGA